The following are encoded in a window of Ricinus communis isolate WT05 ecotype wild-type chromosome 4, ASM1957865v1, whole genome shotgun sequence genomic DNA:
- the LOC125369716 gene encoding 3-hydroxyisobutyryl-CoA hydrolase 1-like isoform X1, with amino-acid sequence MDSHYKFNRELNQVLFEGESFFRKVILNRPDKLNSLNYEMISQMLKNLRDFEIDPSVKLVILKANGNAFSVGGDLVASFGFLTTGHWSFGARFVKKQLNLDYLIATYRKPVIPLIDGIVMGGGAGLSLHGKFRIVTEKAVFSMPEASIGHFPDVGASHFLSRLPGHFGEYLGLTGARLNGAEMLACGLATHFVESKDLPLLENALQALISSEEISINEVINKFSQQPRIKEDNIYNRLDMVDRYFSKDTVEEILHALEEEAKNKAENWIIMAMKSMKSASPTSLKITLRSIIEGRMQTLKQYFCKPKWEPSKLELVSKEMVDHCFAGIDDDDWKYLKLPCSRSNRLEELLKPKL; translated from the exons ATGGATTCTCACTACAAATTCAACAGAGAACTAAATCAG GTACTATTTGAAGGAGAGTCATTTTTCAGAAAGGTGATACTGAATAGACCAGACAAATTAAATAGCCTCAATTATGAAATG ATTTCTCAAATGCTAAAGAATCTTAGAGACTTTGAGATAGATCCTTCTGTGAAATTGGTGATCCTGAAG GCAAATGGAAATGCTTTTTCTGTCGGGGGTGACCTTGTGGCATCTTTTGGTTTCCTGACGACAG gACATTGGAGTTTTGGAGCAAGATTTGTCAAGAAACAATTGAACTTGGATTATTTAATTGCTACATATAGAAAACCTGTG ATTCCACTTATTGATGGTATTGTAATGGGAGGTGGTGCTGGATTGTCATTGCATGGAAAGTTCAGGATTGTGACTGAGAAAGCT GTATTTTCCATGCCAGAAGCATCTATAGGACATTTTCCAGATGTTGGGGCTTCACATTTTCTTTCTAGGCTCCCTGGACATTTTG GAGAATATTTGGGACTTACAGGAGCAAGACTGAATGGAGCAGAAATGCTTGCTTGTGGCTTGGCTACACATTTTGTTGAATCAAAG GATTTGCCATTGTTGGAAAATGCACTTCAAGCACTAATATCATCAGAGGaaatatcaattaatgaaGTTATTAACAAATTTTCACAACAACCAAGAATCAAGGAAGACAACATTTATAATAG ACTGGATATGGTCGATAgatatttttcaaaagataCAGTTGAAGAAATCTTACATGCACTT GAAGAAGAGGCCAAAAACAAAGCAGAGAATTGGATCATTATGGCAATGAAATCCATGAAATCAGCTAGTCCAACAAGCCTGAAAATTACTTTAAGATCG ATTATAGAAGGACGAATGCAAACTCTAAAGCAATATTTCTGTAAGCCAAAG TGGGAGCCCTCAAAACTGGAACTCGTTAGCAAAGAAATGGTGGATCATTGTTTTGCTGgtattgatgatgatgactgGAAATATCTGAAACTTCCATGTTCAAGATCTAACAGATTAGAAGAGTTACTGAAGCCCAAACTCTAA
- the LOC125369716 gene encoding 3-hydroxyisobutyryl-CoA hydrolase 1-like isoform X2 — MDSHYKFNRELNQVLFEGESFFRKVILNRPDKLNSLNYEMISQMLKNLRDFEIDPSVKLVILKANGNAFSVGGDLVASFGFLTTGHWSFGARFVKKQLNLDYLIATYRKPVIPLIDGIVMGGGAGLSLHGKFRIVTEKAVFSMPEASIGHFPDVGASHFLSRLPGHFGEYLGLTGARLNGAEMLACGLATHFVESKEEEAKNKAENWIIMAMKSMKSASPTSLKITLRSIIEGRMQTLKQYFCKPKWEPSKLELVSKEMVDHCFAGIDDDDWKYLKLPCSRSNRLEELLKPKL, encoded by the exons ATGGATTCTCACTACAAATTCAACAGAGAACTAAATCAG GTACTATTTGAAGGAGAGTCATTTTTCAGAAAGGTGATACTGAATAGACCAGACAAATTAAATAGCCTCAATTATGAAATG ATTTCTCAAATGCTAAAGAATCTTAGAGACTTTGAGATAGATCCTTCTGTGAAATTGGTGATCCTGAAG GCAAATGGAAATGCTTTTTCTGTCGGGGGTGACCTTGTGGCATCTTTTGGTTTCCTGACGACAG gACATTGGAGTTTTGGAGCAAGATTTGTCAAGAAACAATTGAACTTGGATTATTTAATTGCTACATATAGAAAACCTGTG ATTCCACTTATTGATGGTATTGTAATGGGAGGTGGTGCTGGATTGTCATTGCATGGAAAGTTCAGGATTGTGACTGAGAAAGCT GTATTTTCCATGCCAGAAGCATCTATAGGACATTTTCCAGATGTTGGGGCTTCACATTTTCTTTCTAGGCTCCCTGGACATTTTG GAGAATATTTGGGACTTACAGGAGCAAGACTGAATGGAGCAGAAATGCTTGCTTGTGGCTTGGCTACACATTTTGTTGAATCAAAG GAAGAAGAGGCCAAAAACAAAGCAGAGAATTGGATCATTATGGCAATGAAATCCATGAAATCAGCTAGTCCAACAAGCCTGAAAATTACTTTAAGATCG ATTATAGAAGGACGAATGCAAACTCTAAAGCAATATTTCTGTAAGCCAAAG TGGGAGCCCTCAAAACTGGAACTCGTTAGCAAAGAAATGGTGGATCATTGTTTTGCTGgtattgatgatgatgactgGAAATATCTGAAACTTCCATGTTCAAGATCTAACAGATTAGAAGAGTTACTGAAGCCCAAACTCTAA